A single genomic interval of Corvus cornix cornix isolate S_Up_H32 chromosome 1, ASM73873v5, whole genome shotgun sequence harbors:
- the CREG2 gene encoding protein CREG2 isoform X1 has protein sequence MSAGRPWPWWLLPALLWGGAGGYVVISSVSWPLPEAGAAADELHSSSTEEALPALLEEAGGLWKQSYPASAYREDAALGSGPAARRPGQGAAPSRMFSYRREGGGAPGRAGTARFLARHNTWGFVATRAARGKIQGMPYGNCLLLSDGPINNSTGIPFFYVTPKDNTVTDLLKNPMASLTLPEADGNFCRKNVIDPEDPRCTRLTLTGQMVTVPPEEVEFAKQAMFSRHPVVRKWPRSYEWFFMKMNIEHIWLQSWYGEVSPIAVEEYLKAAPSKG, from the exons ATGTCGGCGGGGCGGCCGTGGCCGTGGTGGCTGCTGCCGGCGCTGCTGtggggcggcgcgggggggtACGTGGTGATCAGCTCAGTGTCGTGGCCGCTGCCCgaggcgggggcggcggcggacGAGCTGCACAGCTCCTCCACCGAGGAGGCGCTGCCCGCGCTGCTGGAGGAGGCGGGCGGCCTCTGGAAGCAGAGCTACCCGGCCTCGGCGTACCGGGAGGATGCGGCGCTGGGCTCCGggccggcggcgcggcggccgGGCCAGGGGGCCGCCCCCTCCAGGATGTTCTCCTACCGGCGGGAGGGCGGCGGGGCGCCGGGACGCGCCGGGACCGCCCGCTTCCTCGCCCGCCACAACACCTGGGGCTTCGTGGCGACGCGGGCCGCCCGAGGAAAG ATCCAAGGTATGCCCTATGGGAACTGTTTACTTCTCAGCGATGGTCCCATCAATAACAGCACTGGAATCCCTTTCTTTTACGTGACACCAAAGGATAACACTGTGACAGATCTTCTGAAGAATCCCATGGCTTCTCTGACCCTGCCAGAGGCAGATGGAAATTTCTGCAG aaaaaatgtaattgatCCAGAGGATCCAAGGTGCACCAGGCTGACTCTCACGGGACAGATGGTCACGGTGCCTCCAGAGGAAGTAGAATTTGCCAAGCAAGCAATGTTTTCCAG GCACCCAGTGGTAAGAAAGTGGCCTCGTAGCTATGAGTGGTTCTTCATGAAAATGAACATTGAACACATCTGGCTTCAAAGCTGGTATGGAGAAGTTTCTCCCATTGCAGTAGAAGAGTATTTAAAAGCAGCTCCAAGTAAAGGATGA
- the CREG2 gene encoding protein CREG2 isoform X2 — protein sequence MSAGRPWPWWLLPALLWGGAGGYVVISSVSWPLPEAGAAADELHSSSTEEALPALLEEAGGLWKQSYPASAYREDAALGSGPAARRPGQGAAPSRMFSYRREGGGAPGRAGTARFLARHNTWGFVATRAARGKIQGMPYGNCLLLSDGPINNSTGIPFFYVTPKDNTVTDLLKNPMASLTLPEADGNFCRHPVVRKWPRSYEWFFMKMNIEHIWLQSWYGEVSPIAVEEYLKAAPSKG from the exons ATGTCGGCGGGGCGGCCGTGGCCGTGGTGGCTGCTGCCGGCGCTGCTGtggggcggcgcgggggggtACGTGGTGATCAGCTCAGTGTCGTGGCCGCTGCCCgaggcgggggcggcggcggacGAGCTGCACAGCTCCTCCACCGAGGAGGCGCTGCCCGCGCTGCTGGAGGAGGCGGGCGGCCTCTGGAAGCAGAGCTACCCGGCCTCGGCGTACCGGGAGGATGCGGCGCTGGGCTCCGggccggcggcgcggcggccgGGCCAGGGGGCCGCCCCCTCCAGGATGTTCTCCTACCGGCGGGAGGGCGGCGGGGCGCCGGGACGCGCCGGGACCGCCCGCTTCCTCGCCCGCCACAACACCTGGGGCTTCGTGGCGACGCGGGCCGCCCGAGGAAAG ATCCAAGGTATGCCCTATGGGAACTGTTTACTTCTCAGCGATGGTCCCATCAATAACAGCACTGGAATCCCTTTCTTTTACGTGACACCAAAGGATAACACTGTGACAGATCTTCTGAAGAATCCCATGGCTTCTCTGACCCTGCCAGAGGCAGATGGAAATTTCTGCAG GCACCCAGTGGTAAGAAAGTGGCCTCGTAGCTATGAGTGGTTCTTCATGAAAATGAACATTGAACACATCTGGCTTCAAAGCTGGTATGGAGAAGTTTCTCCCATTGCAGTAGAAGAGTATTTAAAAGCAGCTCCAAGTAAAGGATGA
- the CREG2 gene encoding protein CREG2 isoform X3 — MSAGRPWPWWLLPALLWGGAGGYVVISSVSWPLPEAGAAADELHSSSTEEALPALLEEAGGLWKQSYPASAYREDAALGSGPAARRPGQGAAPSRMFSYRREGGGAPGRAGTARFLARHNTWGFVATRAARGKIQGMPYGNCLLLSDGPINNSTGIPFFYVTPKDNTVTDLLKNPMASLTLPEADGNFCRSSLEKERFYLKSRFPQLRIALSIIPPLKPAR, encoded by the exons ATGTCGGCGGGGCGGCCGTGGCCGTGGTGGCTGCTGCCGGCGCTGCTGtggggcggcgcgggggggtACGTGGTGATCAGCTCAGTGTCGTGGCCGCTGCCCgaggcgggggcggcggcggacGAGCTGCACAGCTCCTCCACCGAGGAGGCGCTGCCCGCGCTGCTGGAGGAGGCGGGCGGCCTCTGGAAGCAGAGCTACCCGGCCTCGGCGTACCGGGAGGATGCGGCGCTGGGCTCCGggccggcggcgcggcggccgGGCCAGGGGGCCGCCCCCTCCAGGATGTTCTCCTACCGGCGGGAGGGCGGCGGGGCGCCGGGACGCGCCGGGACCGCCCGCTTCCTCGCCCGCCACAACACCTGGGGCTTCGTGGCGACGCGGGCCGCCCGAGGAAAG ATCCAAGGTATGCCCTATGGGAACTGTTTACTTCTCAGCGATGGTCCCATCAATAACAGCACTGGAATCCCTTTCTTTTACGTGACACCAAAGGATAACACTGTGACAGATCTTCTGAAGAATCCCATGGCTTCTCTGACCCTGCCAGAGGCAGATGGAAATTTCTGCAG GTCCTCTTTGGAGAAGGAGAGGTTTTATCTTAAGAGCAGATTTCCCCAGCTGAGGATTGCCTTGAGTATCATCCCACCTCTCAAGCCTGCTCGCTGA